From a region of the Thermodesulfobacteriota bacterium genome:
- a CDS encoding Nif3-like dinuclear metal center hexameric protein yields MSATVADIIQAMETIAPGGLAEKWDNVGLQVGRKSWPVKKVWVSLDPALEVVANACQNDADLLITHHPLIFKPLRSVDFATPTGAIIRMAAERKMAIFSAHTNLDIVAEGLNDALAELVGLKRTNVLCQAVKEEKIKLVIYVPEEYEKKILDVIFQTKAGKIGEYSACTFRNRGEGTFRPGSMATPFIGSPGEISAANEIRIETVVQKDDLSDVIESVRSHHPYETMAYDVYPLLALKGRNGIGRVGEFDEDIELKTLALRIKEKLRLKYVKISGDHQLPVKSAAICTGSGSDMMKYFLSSGAQVYISGDLKYHDARDAQAANLGIIDIGHYASEYLMIDMVVKRLQKKLSKAGLNIEVKPCRLENDPFTLV; encoded by the coding sequence ATGTCTGCAACAGTAGCTGATATAATACAGGCCATGGAAACAATTGCTCCGGGCGGCCTGGCTGAGAAATGGGACAACGTCGGATTGCAGGTGGGCCGAAAAAGTTGGCCGGTAAAGAAGGTTTGGGTGTCACTTGATCCTGCTTTAGAGGTGGTTGCAAATGCCTGTCAAAATGACGCAGACCTGCTTATTACCCATCACCCATTGATATTTAAGCCTTTGCGTTCAGTCGATTTTGCTACGCCAACGGGGGCGATTATCCGTATGGCTGCAGAGCGAAAGATGGCGATTTTTTCGGCGCATACAAATTTAGACATAGTGGCCGAGGGATTAAACGATGCGCTCGCTGAACTTGTGGGACTTAAAAGAACCAATGTGCTGTGCCAAGCTGTAAAGGAAGAAAAAATCAAACTGGTCATATATGTACCTGAAGAATATGAAAAAAAAATATTGGATGTCATTTTTCAGACAAAGGCAGGAAAAATAGGTGAATATTCAGCTTGTACCTTCAGAAACAGGGGAGAAGGCACCTTCAGACCGGGATCAATGGCAACTCCGTTTATCGGGAGTCCCGGTGAAATAAGCGCTGCAAATGAAATCAGAATCGAGACGGTTGTACAAAAAGATGATCTTTCAGACGTCATTGAATCTGTAAGGTCTCATCACCCCTATGAAACCATGGCCTATGATGTATATCCCCTGTTAGCACTGAAAGGCCGCAATGGAATAGGGCGGGTCGGGGAATTCGATGAAGACATAGAATTAAAAACCCTGGCCTTAAGGATAAAAGAAAAACTACGATTAAAATATGTTAAAATATCCGGTGATCATCAATTGCCGGTTAAAAGTGCCGCCATATGCACCGGGAGCGGCTCAGACATGATGAAATATTTTCTTTCATCAGGGGCTCAGGTATATATAAGTGGTGATTTAAAGTACCATGACGCCAGAGATGCCCAGGCCGCCAACCTGGGTATTATCGACATCGGACACTATGCATCAGAATATTTAATGATTGATATGGTTGTAAAACGCCTGCAAAAGAAGCTGTCGAAAGCGGGACTAAATATTGAAGTCAAACCGTGCAGACTTGAAAATGATCCATTTACCCTCGTATAA
- a CDS encoding C4-type zinc ribbon domain-containing protein — translation MEKITKKQIDTLLQLQEIEIKSDAIKSEINKVSAKLAKLDNQLKAFENEIDEEQKVINDFKQKYRSCETDAQLNHSKAEKSQEKLKFVKTNKEYQSSLKEIDEIKAINAKIEDEMLQYLEKIETSEENILIKKEKYSALAEKLKQEKDSIIQESEQGRKEVAQIEKEWKTISQKINPKLLDKFSVIKSRVSGRAIAAVKKAVCLGCNMQIPPQIYNELQRTERLEFCPHCQRIIYWEKD, via the coding sequence ATGGAAAAAATTACCAAAAAACAAATAGATACCTTGTTACAACTTCAGGAAATTGAAATAAAGAGTGATGCAATCAAATCGGAAATAAATAAAGTGTCCGCCAAACTTGCTAAACTTGATAACCAGCTCAAGGCCTTTGAAAACGAAATAGATGAAGAACAAAAGGTAATCAATGATTTTAAACAAAAGTATCGGTCGTGTGAAACAGATGCACAGCTTAACCATTCTAAAGCGGAGAAAAGCCAGGAGAAACTTAAATTTGTCAAGACAAACAAAGAATACCAGTCTTCATTAAAAGAAATAGATGAAATAAAGGCAATTAATGCTAAAATTGAAGACGAAATGTTACAATATCTTGAGAAGATAGAAACATCCGAAGAAAATATCTTAATAAAAAAGGAAAAATACTCTGCTTTGGCTGAAAAGCTGAAACAGGAGAAAGATAGCATTATTCAAGAATCTGAGCAGGGAAGAAAAGAGGTGGCTCAGATTGAGAAAGAATGGAAAACGATTTCCCAAAAAATTAATCCCAAGCTGCTCGATAAATTTTCAGTGATAAAATCGAGAGTAAGCGGCAGGGCAATAGCTGCAGTGAAAAAGGCTGTATGCTTGGGATGCAATATGCAGATCCCTCCTCAGATATATAATGAGCTTCAGCGTACCGAAAGGTTGGAGTTTTGTCCCCACTGTCAAAGGATTATATACTGGGAAAAAGACTAA